TCAACGTGATCGACAACCGCATCCCGCGCGACCCCATCACCGGCGTGACCGGCGCGGCCGACGTGAGCGGCACCATCGGCGGCGACAAGGGCCGCAACGCCAGCGGCCTGCTCGAAGCCGGCAACGGCAGGTTCGCCGTGCACGCCGACGCCTTCGTGCGCCAGACCAGCGACCTGCGCATCCCCGGCTACGCCCGCAGCGGCAACCTGCGCGCCACCCAGCCCCTGCCCGAGGGCGAGACCGAGCCGTACGGCAAGATCCCGAACACCAACGCGCACCAGGAAGGCGGCTCGATGGGCGGCGCCTACACGTGGGCGGACGGGTTCGTCGGCGCCAACTGGTCGACCTACCGCAACGACTACGGCACCCCGGCCGAGGAAGCCGCGCGCATCAAGATGCGGCAGGACCGCTTTGCCGTGGAAGGCGAATCGCGCAACCTGGCCGGCAGCACCAACGGCATCTTCCAGTCGGTCAAGGGCAAGTTCAGCTACACCGACTACGAGCACCGCGAGATCGAGGACGGCGAGACCGGCACCACGTTCAAGAACCACGGCTGGGACGCCCGCATCGAAGCCACGCACGGCAAGATCGGCAACATGACCGGCGTGATCGGCACCCAGTTCGGCCACACCAACTTCTCGGCGCTGGGCGAGGAAGCCTTCGTGCCGTCCACCGCCACCGACAACGCCGCGTTCTTCGTGTTCGAGGAACTGCCGCTGATCCCGTCCGGCGACCTGAAGCTGAACTTCGGCGGCCGGCTGGACCACAGCCGCGTCAAGGCCACCGCCAACGGCAACGACCGCTTCAGCGACGCCGAGCGCAGCTTCAACGCCGGCAGCGCGTCGGCCGGCCTGCTCTACAAGCTCAACCCGGTCTGGACGGTGACGTCGAACCTGTCGTACACCGAGCGGGCGCCCACGTTCTACGAGCTCTACGCCAACGGCCCCCACCTGGCCACCGGATCGTTCGAAGTGGGCGACCCGAATGCAGCCAAGGAACGCGCGACGTCGATCGACCTGGGCGTGCGGTTCAAGCAGGGCGACCACAGCGGCAGCGTGTCCGGCTACTACAGCCGGTTCCAGAATTACCTGGCGCTGCTGAACACGGGCGCCTACCGCGACAGCGAAGGCAACGTGGTGGCCGCCGGCAGCGACGGCGCGCTGCCCGAGCTGACCTACCTGGGCGTGCCGGCCACGCTGTACGGCTTCGAGGCCGAGGGCAAGACCCGCCTGCTGAACAAGCTGCTGACCACCAGCGACACGCTCGACTTCGAAGCCCGCGCCGACTACGTCCACGGCGAAAACCGCAGCAACGGCGAACCGCTGCCGCGCCTGTCGCCGCTGCGCCTGGGCGGATCGCTGGTCTACGCCGCCGGCGCCTGGGGCGCCCGCGTCAACGTCGACTGGAACGCCCGCCAGAGCCGCGTGCCGTCCGGCGACACGGCCACCGACGCGTACACCATGCTCGGCGTGGCGCTGACCTACAAGGTCAAGCTGTCCGGCACCCAGACGCTGTTCTACGTGCGCGGCGACAACCTGACCAACACCGAAGCCCGCAGCGCCACGTCGATCCTGCGCGACATCGCCCCGCTGCCAGGCCGCAGCGTGCGAATCGGGATGCGGACGCAGTTTTGATTGGGGGGATTTGACTCCCCTCTCCCGCCTGCGGGAGAGGGGCTGGGGGTGAGGGCCAGCGGTTCAAGACGCGACATGGCAACTTGCACAGCCATGCCCTCACCCCCGACCCCTCTCCCACGGTGTGGGAGAGGGGAGCAAACCAGAGGTGACGATGCTGCGAGGCGGCAATCCGCCAATGCCCTACCCCCCCACCATCACCCCCTACCGCCCCCCTCAAATGACTCAGGCACCAGCGAATACACGGCGGCCGCCACGGGCCGGCCGCGCAGGATCAGGCGGTTGCGGGCGATGCATTCGAACCGCGCACCGATCTTTTCGGCGACGGCGCGGCTTGCGAGGTTGGTCTCGACGGCCACGATCTCCAGGCGCGTGAGCGCCAGCGCGTGGAAGCCGTGGCAGGCCATCATCGCGGCGGCGCCCGACGCCAGGCCGCGATGCTGGCGGCTTTGCCGGATCCAGTAGCCCAGGTTGCCCAGGTTGTCCTCGCGGCGGATCTGGTTGATGGCCACGCCGCCGTACAGCTCGCGCCCGTCCGGCGAGAACACGCCGATGTCGTACGCGGCGCCCTCGTCCATCATCGCCGCGCAGCGGTCGAACCACTCACGGGCGTCGTAGATGCCGTAGTCCGGGCGCGCCCAGGGCATCCAGAGGCCCACCGTCGGCATCGATTCCCGCACGGCCATCACGAACTGCGCCTCGTCGCTGGCGCGGAACGGGCGGAGCAGAAAGTCCTGGCTGCGCAGCGGCTGCATGGTCAGCCCGCGTCGACGACCCGCTCGCCCTCGCGCCGCAGCGCGCCGGCGCGCTCCAGCGCCTGCAGCGTCTGGTCGAACAGCGCGTCGAGCGGCTCTCCGGCCAGAAAGCGGGCGTGGATGCGGTGCATCAGCGGCGTGGCCCGGAACCACGCGTACAGCGCGTCGCGGGACAGCGCCTGCGCCTCCAGCAGCCGGAACTTCACGAGCACGCGCATCGCGTGGGTGGCATTGCGCAGCGGGTCGCCGCGCAGGTAGTCGAGCCGGCTGCGCGCCCGCGCCACCGCGCCGGTCACGTCGCCAAAGACGGCACCGTGGCCGGGGATCACGATGCGGGCGCCGAGCGTGTCGATGCGCGCAAGGATGGCGGCCTGCTCGACAAAGCCGCTGTCGCCGTCCAGTTCCGGAAAGATCACGCCGAAGCCGTTCTCCCAGAGCGCATCGCCCGAGATCAGGATGCCGTGCGCCGGCGCGAACAGCATGACCGCGTGCGGGTCGTGGCCCGGCGCGGCGATCACCTGCCAGTCGATGCCGCCCAGCATCAGCGTGTCGCCGTCGTGCAGCACCGCATCGAACGTGAAGCGGTCGCACTGCTGGCCGGTGGCGTCGAAGGTCAGCGCGTCGGCGTCCCAGGCGGCTACCGCGGCGGCCTCGGCGGCCGGGATGGCCGTGCGCGGCTGCCAGCGCCGCTGCAGCGCCGCGTTGCCGCCGCAATGATCGGAATGGAGATGGGTATTGACCACGCGCCGCAGCGGCCGGCCATGCAGCGCCGCTTCCACCAGCGCCACGGTCTGCGCGGCGTGCGTGACGTAGCCGGTATCGACCAGCGACGTGTCGCCGCTGGCATCGTCGATGAACAGCACGTTGTTGGCCGACAGCCAGCCACGTTCGAACACGCGCATCGTGGCGGGCAGCGCCGGGGCGGTCATGCCGCGCTGTCCTGGCACAGCCGCGCCACGCGGGCAGGCAGCAGCGCCCAGATGCGCCGCCGCTGCGCGTCGTCGGCGCCGGACCAGCCGGCGATCTCGTCGATGGTGCGCAGGCAGCCTTCGCAGAAGCCGCTGTCGCGGTCCATCTTGCAGACGCTGCGGCACGGCGACGGCACCGGCGAGACGATCTGCGCCGCCGCCGCGCCGCGCACCATGTCAGCCAGCAGCCGGCGGCGGGCGGGCGTCATGCCGGGGCCTGCTGCTGCGCCACGTCGGCCACGTCGGCGCCGGTCATGGCCTGCAACTGCTGGGGTGTCAGGTTGAAGACGGCGTGCGGATGCCCGGCGGCGGCCCAGACGCTTTCGTAGCGGAACAGGTCGGCGTCCAGCAGCATCACCGGCTTGACCGCGTGGCCGATCGGGCAGACGCCGCCAATCGCGTAGCCGGTCTTCTCGCGCACGAACCGGGCGTCGGCCTTGCCCAGCGCGCCCACGCGCGCGGCCACCTTGGCCTCGTCCACGCGGTTGCTGCCGCTGGCGATGACCAGCACCGGCGCGTCGTCCTCCACGCGCCGGAAGATGATCGACTTGGCGATCTCGGCCACGGTGCAGCCCAGCCCGGCCGCGGCCTCGGCGGACGTCCTGCCGGTGGCCGGCAGCATCACCACCGGCCGGTCATGGCCGATGCCGGCCAGCAGGTCCGCCACGCGCTGCGCGGATTCGGGGAGCGAGTTGTCGCCCATGCTTGCAGTCCTCCCTGGTTCAGACGCAGACGGTGGCGTCCGCCGCCGCCCACTTGGTCAGCAGTGCCTTGCCCACGCGCGAACTGTTGGCGCGGCCGATGGCCTGCGAGATGAAATCGCCGGCCCGGACCACCGCCTCCAGGTCGATGCCCGTGTGCAGGCCCATGCCGTGCAGCATGTACAGCACGTCCTCGGTGGCCACGTTGCCGGTGGCGCCCTTGGCATACGGGCAGCCGCCCAGCCCGGCCACCGATGCGTGGAAGATGCCGATGCCCACTTCCAGGCTGGCCAGGATGTTCGACAGCGCCTGGCCATAGGTATCGTGGAAATGGCCCGACAGCCGGTCCATCGCGAATTCGGCCGATGCGGCGCGCATCACCTCCTGCACCCTGACCGGCGTGCCGACGCCGATGGTATCGGCAATGTCGATCTCGTCGCAGCCCAGCTCGCGCATCCGGCGCACCACGTCCACCACGGCGCTCACGGGCACCTCGCCCTGGTACGGGCAGCCCAGCGAGCACGAGATGCTGCCGCGCAGGCGGATGCCGGCTTCCTTGGCGGCGGCCGCCACCGGCTCGAAGCGCGCGATCGATTCGGCAATCGAGCAGTTGATGTTCTTCTGCGAGAACGCCTCGCTGGCCGCGCCGAAGATCACCACCTCGTCGGCGCCGGCAGCCACGGCGCCCTCGAAGCCCTTCATGTTCGGCGTCAGCACCGAGTACAGCGTGCCCGGCCGGCGGGCGATGCGGGCCATGACCTCGGCGCCGTCGGCCATCTGCGGCACCCATTTCGGCGACACGAACGACGCCGCCTCGATGTTGACAAAGCCGGCGTCGGTCAACTGGTTGATCAGCGCGACCTTCACGTCGGCCGGCACCATCGCCTTTTCGTTCTGCAGGCCGTCGCGCGGGCCCACTTCGACGATCTTCACGTACTGGGGGATAGTCATGGTTGTCTCCTCGTTTGCCGGTTCGGCGCCGCTCAGTAGCCGCGCCCCAGGT
This sequence is a window from Cupriavidus pauculus. Protein-coding genes within it:
- a CDS encoding TonB-dependent receptor, whose amino-acid sequence is MSSNKNLFPAVRRTPLAALAALIAAGLSSHAVAQDATPAAPVAPVAQPASPQTLKEVVVTANPLGSDLNDMVAPVSTLGGDALTVRQASTLGETLNSLPGVTSSYFGPNASRPIIRGLDGDRIKVLQNGGATLDASTLSYDHAVPIDPLVAEKIEVVRGPAALMYGGNAVGGVVNVIDNRIPRDPITGVTGAADVSGTIGGDKGRNASGLLEAGNGRFAVHADAFVRQTSDLRIPGYARSGNLRATQPLPEGETEPYGKIPNTNAHQEGGSMGGAYTWADGFVGANWSTYRNDYGTPAEEAARIKMRQDRFAVEGESRNLAGSTNGIFQSVKGKFSYTDYEHREIEDGETGTTFKNHGWDARIEATHGKIGNMTGVIGTQFGHTNFSALGEEAFVPSTATDNAAFFVFEELPLIPSGDLKLNFGGRLDHSRVKATANGNDRFSDAERSFNAGSASAGLLYKLNPVWTVTSNLSYTERAPTFYELYANGPHLATGSFEVGDPNAAKERATSIDLGVRFKQGDHSGSVSGYYSRFQNYLALLNTGAYRDSEGNVVAAGSDGALPELTYLGVPATLYGFEAEGKTRLLNKLLTTSDTLDFEARADYVHGENRSNGEPLPRLSPLRLGGSLVYAAGAWGARVNVDWNARQSRVPSGDTATDAYTMLGVALTYKVKLSGTQTLFYVRGDNLTNTEARSATSILRDIAPLPGRSVRIGMRTQF
- a CDS encoding GNAT family N-acetyltransferase, producing the protein MQPLRSQDFLLRPFRASDEAQFVMAVRESMPTVGLWMPWARPDYGIYDAREWFDRCAAMMDEGAAYDIGVFSPDGRELYGGVAINQIRREDNLGNLGYWIRQSRQHRGLASGAAAMMACHGFHALALTRLEIVAVETNLASRAVAEKIGARFECIARNRLILRGRPVAAAVYSLVPESFEGGGRG
- a CDS encoding MBL fold metallo-hydrolase translates to MTAPALPATMRVFERGWLSANNVLFIDDASGDTSLVDTGYVTHAAQTVALVEAALHGRPLRRVVNTHLHSDHCGGNAALQRRWQPRTAIPAAEAAAVAAWDADALTFDATGQQCDRFTFDAVLHDGDTLMLGGIDWQVIAAPGHDPHAVMLFAPAHGILISGDALWENGFGVIFPELDGDSGFVEQAAILARIDTLGARIVIPGHGAVFGDVTGAVARARSRLDYLRGDPLRNATHAMRVLVKFRLLEAQALSRDALYAWFRATPLMHRIHARFLAGEPLDALFDQTLQALERAGALRREGERVVDAG
- a CDS encoding DUF1289 domain-containing protein, translating into MTPARRRLLADMVRGAAAAQIVSPVPSPCRSVCKMDRDSGFCEGCLRTIDEIAGWSGADDAQRRRIWALLPARVARLCQDSAA
- a CDS encoding YbaK/EbsC family protein, giving the protein MGDNSLPESAQRVADLLAGIGHDRPVVMLPATGRTSAEAAAGLGCTVAEIAKSIIFRRVEDDAPVLVIASGSNRVDEAKVAARVGALGKADARFVREKTGYAIGGVCPIGHAVKPVMLLDADLFRYESVWAAAGHPHAVFNLTPQQLQAMTGADVADVAQQQAPA
- a CDS encoding hydroxymethylglutaryl-CoA lyase; this encodes MTIPQYVKIVEVGPRDGLQNEKAMVPADVKVALINQLTDAGFVNIEAASFVSPKWVPQMADGAEVMARIARRPGTLYSVLTPNMKGFEGAVAAGADEVVIFGAASEAFSQKNINCSIAESIARFEPVAAAAKEAGIRLRGSISCSLGCPYQGEVPVSAVVDVVRRMRELGCDEIDIADTIGVGTPVRVQEVMRAASAEFAMDRLSGHFHDTYGQALSNILASLEVGIGIFHASVAGLGGCPYAKGATGNVATEDVLYMLHGMGLHTGIDLEAVVRAGDFISQAIGRANSSRVGKALLTKWAAADATVCV